The DNA sequence CTTGGCTCCCCACAGACATCCTGCTTACATTGAGTTTAGCTCCCATCTCACTGGCTCTACTCTTCAGGAGAGCAGGTGGGTGAGGCTGGAGAGCAAGGCCTACAAATTCATGGAATCTGTAGGCCAGAGTTGCTGGCTTTGATAAAGAGCACCCCACCCCCCTCCAATCACCAAACTCCAACCTCTTCCAATCCAATGATCCACTCTTCCCTTTCAattcccctctctcccaaaaTTCCAAagctttgggggaggggaaggagcagTTGTCTCTTGTGACCCCATCTTCGCCAAAAACTTTCCTGTTTGGACTGGCCCTAGCTGGGCAGGGCTGGGTCTGGAGGGAGCGCAAACATAAAAGGATTGGGGGGACAGGGGAGGCAGCATGTTCCAACATTACCTTCCCTGAAAACCAGCCTGATTTAGGGTTCGCTCATTTCCCAACTTGCCTGGTGACTAGGGGGTTTGAGCGTGTTGTGTGCTATCGGCTCCTTCCTCCCAATTAACCTGACATACCCTCCTCTTTTGGGGGAACTGGACCAGCAGAAGGTTAAGGGACCAGCAATATGCAATGTGTTTGCAGTCGAGAAATCAAAGTATCTAAAGTCTCTGTCTCTGCTGGTACTACCCAGGGGTGCCATTCTCTTCTCATCCTGGCCAGTTTAGCCTCCCCAGGACATCCCTGCCAAGACTGACactaaaccagaaaaaaaaaaaaatgaatccgtTTTGTACATTGCTAAAAGATAcccccccaaagggaaaaaagccCCACGTACTATAAGATTGTAATAAAAATGAGcttcatttcttcaattttttacttaaaataaaaaaaaaaaaagatgagaattccTCCCTTCCCCCGACCCTAACTTGTCTGGGGCTCCCTCACCCTTGTGTGGCAAGGGGGGGGCACAATGTGATGCCAGGGTCCTGGGGAGTCCCAGGCTTGGAGGGTACAGGGGGGAGGCAAGTTTAAGGAACTTGGGTGGCTGCAAACTaaaaggataaaaagacaaaagatgcCCATGAGGTTGGCACAGCCTGTGGAGGAAGGgataggaagggagaagaggggaggaaggctAAGTGCCCTTTGCCGGTTTCTCATGGCTcatgtcctcttcctcctcctcctcctcctccattcccATACCTGTCTCCTCTGCAACCCCAGGGAAATCAAGAatgaagaaatgtttgttttaaaaaggaattttcagtttctctttcaaAGGTTATGAATATGGAGCAAGCATAAAACCTACAGGGGACTGTTGCTGTGGACAGCATCCATGGGCAGAGGGAGGCTGCCAATGGGCCCCTCCTGGGGGCTGCCTACTGTCTGAGGCTTGGGACTACATGCAAAATTCAGCACGGGGGCCAGGGTGTGAAGGCCTCTCCTTCTCAAgctaacttttctcccttcccaaccCAACAATCAAATGTGCTTTCTTCATAATAACTTGTCCTCCCCAccccttaaaaaaataacaaaaacccgGAGAGCAAGCAAACTGGGCAGAGGGAGGCTCCGAAGGTGCCGGGGCGGGAGAAGTTGCACAAGGCGCAGCAGGCGGCGGCATCTCTGAAGCAGAGCAGGGGCCGGGGAGAGGGGTGGGCATCTGGGAGAAGGGGTTGTTCACTGGCCATCTGTCTTGGCTTTCTTTGGAGCAGATTTCCTTGAGAAGAGGGCAAAGAAGAGTCAGGACCGGATCCCAGTAATTCAAGACCTCAGTGGCAGGAAGCTTCCCATGGACAGTGGTGAGCACCCCCCCCTCCCACTCTCCATCCCGTTTCTCTCCAAGCTTTCATGAGCCCCAGTAAGGAGGCCCCACTTACATTTCTGGGGAGGACAAGGGCCGCTTGGTGGCAGGCTTTGAGCTGGAGCTGTCTTTGCTGGATTCTACAATAGAACATACAGGATGGAAAGAAGGGGGTGAATGGAAGTGGAGAGGAGATCGGGTCTCAACAGCACGTTGGCGCTGTGCTTTTGGCATCCCAACTCCCTCATCAGAGAACATGGCCCCTTCTTCAGGACTCAAGTTGTGAAATCACCttgtatctacacacatacacgggttatcttaattaaaaaaaaaaaaagtaataaccTGTTCCCCTCTCCTAGTCTCTTTCCATCCACCCCCCTCCCTTCTTCAAATGTCTTCTCCATGAGACTATGAGCTCAAGGGAAAGGATTAGATCTTCTTTGTCTCTCCAAATCTTAGGATAGGCTTCTGGGATGATAATCCCCCTTCTCCCCTGTGGAGGGGAGGCAGAGCATTATGGTATAATGGATGACCTATAGTAAGAAGTATCCTTCAAACCCTACCCAGAAGACCCCCAGTTCCCCTCCTATGGACAGTGCCTACCTTGCAACCACCTGACTTGTGTGGCAGGGCCATAGCCCTTCTCATTGCGGGCAGCAATGCGGAAGATGATGGCGGGCTTGGTGGTATAGTCAATGTGGGCATTGGAGAGGCTGGAGGACTGCACCAGGCAGGACGGGTTGGGCCCACAGTAGACCCGCATGAAGGCCAGCTGAGCTGGGGCAGAGCTTTTTGGTTCACCTGCCTGGGAGCTCTGGATGGCTAGGTATACCGAATACTCAATGATCTTGCCTGAGGTCACTGAAGGTGGCTCCCAGGTGAGGTGTGCACCATCGGGACTCTTGGgggacagaggagaaagagagagaaaaaagagagagaagtaaaaaacTGAAAGGCCCAAGGCAACCATTGTCAGTCTGAGATGCCAATATGCAAATACTTTACTATGGAAGAGGGAACAAGTGGTAACCAAAGATCCAAAATTTAAGACAGGTGAGACCCTGAAACACAGCTACAAGCTCCCCTTCTCACCACCCGCTAGATCATAGAAAGACACTCACAGCTGTGAGCTAGTTCAACCTCACTTTAtaagtagggaaactgaggcttaaaaaggAAATGGTGGCTTGTGTGAGGTCATGCAATTGATTAGTAGGAGTGGTAATGCCACGAGGAGGACTATGTCCCAAGCCTAGGGCTCACacaccacactgcttctcagACTTACTATGTTGGTGTTCCAGGCAGACAAACACATTTCCTGCATCCACCCTACCCTACCACTCCACTCCTTCAACCTTCCCACTTCTGTTCACCATAAGCCTTCCCAGCTGTCCCTGGTGCTTTGTATAGAGGATGCCACACAAAGAGAGGCTGGGGACAAACTGGACAGGTAAAGAAGAGACCCTAGAAGGTAGTCCAGACTCAGGCTAATACTCACTTTACTGATTTTAATGGCACAGGGAGCCCCAGGGAAGCCAGGCAGACAAGTCTTAAAGGCTGAGATCTCACTGAAGGGCCCCCGGCCACAGGCATTGATACCTGCGACACGGAACTTGTAGGCTGTGCCTGGCTGGAGCTCTTGCTTCTTTAGCTGGTTGTAGTCAGGGATAGTGCCTGAGTCAtcctggggaagggaggggaaaatatagCTAACTGTTAGCCAGCTGAAGCTACGTGCCTGGCTTCCCACCAAGGACCTTCCAGTGGGCTTGGCAGCCAGGGTACAGGGGAGAGCAGAAAAGCTGATGCTTTAAGTCATTACAAAAGGACTACAAGCTGTTGCTTTAATTAAGGGAATGATTCTCTCCCCAACTTTCTTAGCACCTAAAAGCCTAAGAAAACAGTGGCTGAAGCTTTTCTCTGGTCCTACCCACTATATCTAATGAACAGACCCTGACATCTGACTTCAGTCAAGTGGAGTTATTCATCAGCAAGAGGTGGCAGGGACTGGGGCAAGACAGTGAAACATGAAAGATCTCAGTTACTAGAACCTGGGGGCAGGGGAAACGGAGCACCCTCCGTGCCACACTCAGACCCAGGTTGGAGGCGAGGGGACCAAACGCTCCCAGGGGCACTCACATCACTTGGGGCATCATCTGGAGGCAGGAAATAGTGCATCACCATCATGTTGGTGCCCTTGATGACCCCGACATCAAACCACTGGTTTTCCTTCTTTGCTGTGGCTTTcatgggtgggggcaggggatcTGGTTTCTATGGAAGACAATCAAGGGATGGAGTCAATCTCAAGGCTGTGTGGAGGGGTCGTGTTCCCTTATGGACCATCGCACCCAACTCACCCCCACTGGTGACTCGATGCCATTAGCTACCTCAGCCAGGGCAGCAGCTGCCTGGAGTTTCGCTGGACTAGCCACCACTGGCTGAGGAGCCACAAATGTGTTGGATGGAGCCAAACCTGGGAAAACAAAGTGGCTGATGAAAGAGGTCCCAGGGAGACCTGGCTCTCACATCCTGTGCCCTGCACCTTCTTCCACAGCTGCTATCCTGGCCCTGCGGCGACTGCCAGTGGTACCAGGCCCTTGGGGCAGGGCCTCTGCCATGGCCACAAAAGGGCACATGCTTTCAGGCTGTTGCCTTCTTCCTTAAATGAGCTTTCTTCTCCCGAGAACTGTGAAGAGGACTTCACTGCGAAGAGGACTTTGAGAGAAGTCTGGGGTGTGAgtcttgaatccagatctcttcCCTCTAAATCATTCCACCCCACACAGGCAAACACTTAAGGCTGGCCGCCTCCAGGGGCTTCTTAGCTTTGTCTGCTCCCTGAGGAAAGGGCTGAAAGTCACCTTAAGTCTGAAGGTGATGgtaggggatggggggggggggggggagcttgGCAGCAGGCAACAAGAAATGTGTGTTCCCTAAGGATCGGTTCAGGCCCCAACACTGGGAGGATCCCAGAGTGATCCCCACATTACTCCTGGTCAACACTCCATTCGAGTGGCCAAGGCACCCACTTACTCTCTGTTGCTGTGGAAGGCAGAAGGGCCACAGTGCTGGTGACAGCACAGGCTAGGTCACTGAGGCCATTGCTTTCCGTGGCTGGGTCATTGAGGCTGTCAGCAGGGGCCAGAGCCTCAGTGggcaggtggtggtggtgatggtgcaCCTGAGCCTGGGCTTGGGCCTGAGCCTCCTGcaattgttgctgctgctgcaccAAAGCAGCCAGTTCCTGCTGGGTCAGCACAATGGGGATAGAAGTAGGCTGCCCCTCCTGGCCCTCGGCTGTCAAGTGCCCCAGTTCTGCCTGGGCCACTGCGGCTGCATCAGATGTGTCCATTGGCTCGCCGGCACCTGCTCCAGGGCCAAAGGGAACACAGATCAGAGCTCTAGCCAATTCAGGAATGACATCAGCCCTGGCTCCCCAGGTGGCCATTAGTGACTTGGGACCCTTACCTCTCCCAGCTCTGGGGAGTAGGGCCAAGCTGCCAGGCTTTCAGGAGAGACCACCCCATTCCAGTCCCCCCGCCACCTAACGAGAGGACAAGCCAAAGAACCCTCTGCACCTTCCCACCCTCATTTCTTACTGTTCTTCAGCACCAAGTAGGGCATTCTGCTAAGTGGCCTAGCTTCTTGGGCTGCTCTCCTGCTTTGCTCAGACCACTGCTactgcttcctcctcctccccctcctccaacctCTACCCACACCTGGCCTCTATTGCCTACCACCCACTCATTCCCCTGAAACCTTAGAGCAACTCAGATCTCTCTGTGCCGTAGCTCTGAGTTTGGGCCTATCTGCAGCAGGCCCTTAAGAAGCTGGGTACCCCCACCTCACTGACTCCAACAGTGTCAGCAGAGATGGCAGCATCCTCAAACAGGTATGGGTGGCTCTGAAGGTTCTTTCTACCTAGATTCCCTCTCACAGAAACTTACCCATCACAGCCTGCTGGGCTGCCTGGAGCACAGCCTGGATGGCCAGGGCCTGGGCTTCCTCAGTAGCTGCTGCCTGAGCCGCAGCCTCAGCTGCTGCTGTCACTGCCAGTTCCTCTGGGGTAAGGCCTGTGACCATAAGGGTCGTTGTGCCAGCCTGAGCCTCAGCCATCagctcttggggcagggacaatTGGTCCACCTCAGGCTGCGGCTGCGGCTGTACCATGACAGCAGTCACCACTGCTGAGCTGGTAGCCTCCTGTCCTGGGGAGGGTGCCCCAGCCCCACTCATGTCTACTGCTGCCTGTAGATCAGGGCTGTGAGTAGCTGATGGGCCCTCGCCCTGCTCCCCTCCGGGAGCAGATGGGGGCTGTAAGAGGTGCTGTGGAGCTTCTGTCTCAGATGGGATCTCCTCTAAGGGCTGGAGAATGTCTGTGGCCGAGAGGGCCACCTCCTGCGCGTCTGCGCTAGTCACAGCCACTGCTATTGTGGCTGAGACAGACGCTTCCGTAGTCATGGCATCGGGAGGCATCTCCGTCATTGCTGAAATGTTCTACAAGGTTAGAGGGAGGTAGCAGTCAGATGAGAAGCAACAATCACAAACCGTTTCTTTCCTAAGGTTTTCCTTGGAAATGTTAAAATGACGTGCTTTTGTTGAGGGGGGAGATGTACCCACAAAAGCTGCAAGAGCAACCTACTGGGAGAGCCTTGATGTGGATGAAAGGGCTAGGGACACTAGTTCTAGTTCCAAGGTTCTCGGTAACTCATTTTCTGTAACCATAGTAACCTCTGAGTTTCTGTTGCTTCACCTCTACAAAATGGAAGTTCCAAATCCTGCCTCCTTGTAGCTAAGTGGGTTTTGTGTAAAGCTGCTACTGAGAGGGGGCTTAGGAAATATAGCCAACTCTGCTGCCTGGGCAATGGCTGTTTCTTCAGGCTCTTAGGCTTCTTGACCTGGTGGCCATGATGGGCATGGTTATACAGCACTCCCTCCCCCTCAAAGTTGCTCCTCCTCTTCTATCCCATCTGTTTTCTGCCCAAATGATGGCATGGCTATATAGCGCCCTGATCTCTATACCCGGGAAAGAGAGAACACTGAGTGTCACACACAGTAGATGGAGGTTTGGAGACAAGAGATGTCACACTGGAAGGAGAAGTGATGGGAGTGGACAAGAGAGCTGTGCGGGGTCAACACTCAACATCCCAGGGGCCACAGGGGCTGGGGAAAAGGCAGATTCAGAATTTGCTAAACAGCAATGGCAAAGACAACTAAGACAAAAGGGTTGCTAATAGTCCAGCTGAAGCAAAAGTTGGTGCAAGGTAAGGGGAAGACTGACTAAGGGAGAACTAAGAGCATGTGGCCAGTGGGGGCTTCTTGGGATGGGAACATGAAAGGGAAGCGGGATGCTGGAGAGCCAGGCCAGGCTAGATCTTGGCCTACACTCAGGTCATCCCTCTCCCGTGTCCTGGTTGGGCTGCTTGGTCCGACCCCAACATCCTGTCTGAGGCCCACAGCAACCCCACAGAACCACAAATATACTACTCTTTCATGGACACGAACAGAAAGGACATGAGGAGCCAAGAATAACAGCCCTACCCAGGAAGGTGCCCCAGCCCCTCTGGTTTGTAAAGGAAAGGTTAATGATGGCCTTCTCACCGGCACTGAGGGACCAGGAACTGGTGTGGACTGGGTCACAGTGGTCACAGCTCGGGTCTGGATGGAAGACACTGTTGTGGCGATGGTACCAGAGCCAGTGGCGGCCATGCTTTCTCCTTGGGTGTTGTCCTGCTCCCCCTGACTGCCTGCAGATGGCGGTGGGTCTGTGGGAAGGCAAATAGGTGGGTTGGGAATGAAAGCTGGGCTGGGGTACACTCGGTGTAGGAAGGGCCTAATGATACTTTTCATCTCTCCCATGAGACTCTAGAGAAGTGGGAAAAGAGGTGTGGGGCCCAATAGAAGAAACCTGAGTTAGGAGTAAGGTGCTAGCTCCTATGGTGCCTCTGCAGAGGTACATGACCTTAAGACTTTTAGCTGATTTCTCTCGCCCAACTTATCACAGAGGTATCTTAAGATGTGATTGGGGGCAAATTCAAGTTTCCTTCCCCTGgggagctcccattctaaagACTCCTGTTCTAAAACCAGGGTTGGGGGCCTGAATAAAAGGATGACTTGCCTCTAACTCACCTTGGTTTGAGCTCATGTTTGAGGTGACAGTGGTGGCCGTATGTGTGGTGCCTGTCTCATGGGTTTCACAGGGGGGGTTGGTACACACCCTCTGCCCTGGGGAGGGGGCTGGTGCTGCTGCAGAATCTAAGGCTGCCTCCAGGGTCTTCTGGGAGGGGCTGGGCCCAGAGGATGGGACAGCAAAGTTGACTGTCATGGTGGTGCCAGTGGAGGTGGTCTGGTGAGTCTCACAATGAGGGCTAGCAGGTATCTGCTGCCCAGGCTGACTTGAGCCTACATTGGAGGTGGCAGTGGTGGCCGTATGTGTGGTGCCAGTCTCGTGGGTCTCACAGGGTGGGTTGGAGCACACCTGCTGGAGAGTGCCTGCATTCGAGGTAGTGGCTGTGTTGGTGGTACCAGTCTCATGCGTTTCACAAGGTGGGTTGGAACAGGAGGCAGCAGCGGCCAGGCAAAGCACCTCTGTGGCTTTCATAGTCATAGTGGTGCTGGTGGAACTGGTCTGATGTGTTTGGCATGAGGGCTTTGTGGGCCCCTGTACCCCATTGGCCTCCCCGGGGCCCATGGTGGACCGGGCTGTAGTCGGGGTGTTTGTTGTATGGGTATGCTGTACCTCAGTCTGCCGGCTGATGAAGGCTAGTTGCCCTAAGCCTGTGCCGGTACCACCCCCACTAGCTGAGCTGCTCTGAGCTGATGGCCCCACAGAACCTGTGGTGGTGGCACCAGTCTCACAAGATGGACTGGGGCAAACTCGGGGAGCAGCTGGGCATGGTGTCTCTGTAGCTTTCACAGTCATGGTGGTGCTGGTTGCGTTGGTCTGATGGGTTTGGCATGGGGCCTTGGCAGGAGCCTGTGCTCCCTCTGGCTCCCCAGTGCCCCTATTAGGCCGAGCTGTGGTGGGGATGTTGGTTGTGTGAGTGTGATGTGTCTCACGCTGCTGGCTGGCAGTTGCTGGCTGCCCTGGGCCCATGTTGGACATGGCAGTAGTGGCAGTGCTGGTGGTTCCTGTCTCATGGGTCTCACATGGGGGGTTGGAGCATACTTGCTGCACAGCCATGTTCGATGCAGCTATATTGGTGGTACCTGCTTCCAGGGGCAGGCCTGGGGGGTTGGAGTACATGTGCTGTCCGGCCATACTAGAAGTGGCTGTATTGGTGGTCCCTGTCTCATGGGTCTCACAGGGGGGGTTGGAGCACACAATCTGCCCTGCCCCTAGCAGTGTGGGGACTGTAAGGTTGGCACTGACCACAGTGGGAGTGTTGGTGGTGCCTGTCTCATGGATCTCACAGGGGGGGTTTGAACAGACCCGCACCACACTGCTGTTCTGTCCCATTGCTGAGGTCACCAGTGAGGCACCTGCCTCCTGCCTATCACAAACAAATTGGACCTGGGTTGGCTGCTGGAGGCCCCCAAGGTTTGCTACTACGGTTGTAGTGGCTGTATTGGTAGTGCCCGTCTCATGGGTCTCGCAAGGGGGGTTGGAGCACACTAGTGTCACAGTGCCGGGCTGCACATCACCCTGGCCTGATTCAGCGATTGTGACTGTGGCCGTGGGCTGCTCTGTTGTAGGCGAGGCCAAGATGGAGACCGGCAGGTCATGCACTGGCTGGGCCTCTACTCCACTGGGTGTGGTAATCAACGTCACTTGAGTGGGCTGAGAGACAGGCTAGGAAAAAACAGAAGTAGAAACCCCCCCCCAATCCATCAAGTCTCCTTTCTCATGTCATCCCCTTTTCTTCCCATCCTCCCCAGTCCTCTCCACCCTGGCTCAGCTCTGAGGCTGGGGCAGCCTCCTAAGTTGGGTAAGCACAGTGCTGGCATGTAGAACGGGTATGGCACGGTGAGAAAGCCAACCCCAGCCCTTCAGATTAATTTGGGAATCCTATTTCTCAAGTCCAGGAAGGTATTTGGGGGTGtccagggagggaaaggagagtgaagaaatgaaggaagtcaCTTACACCAATACACTTACATAAAGGTGTTCCTTCAATCCCCAGTCCAGGAGACCATACCCCACTTGCTAGTGAAATGTTCAAAGTCTCATCCACATGGCAGTGGGAGGTTTTCTCCCTTCACCTTACTTAATGTTACCATGTGAGGTTAGATGGGAGATGATTCAATAGGAAATTCAAACAGGAAAATCCaaggatttgtccagggtcatacaatgaGAATCTGGCTCTCCTGCCATCCAGCCTGACCTGCTTATCATGCTACCATACTGATTAGTTCTATGGTGAGCTGTTTGGCTGAGTGCTAGTGGAGGAAGGGCCTACCTGCATGGTAATGGTTGGGGTGGTGAGCCCTCCTGCCGCCGTCAGAGTGGTCTGGGCAGCTGACACAGTAATGGCTGTAGGATTGATCACCTGGCTCGAAAGGGTGGCAATGGTGCCCAGGGTGGTGATAGGAGTGGCTAGGGAGGCATTAGTGTTATGCCCGCCTGCTCCAGCGAGGCTGGTGGACACTGTACCGGTTACAGTGCCAAGGGTTGTGACTCCTGGAGGAAAGGGGAAACCAGATGAGATAAGCCTCACTAGCTTACCTGCCCAGCTTTCTGCCCCATGGGAGCTGAAGAGCTCCCCATTCTCTCTCTTAGTAACACTAGTTTGGTAGATCCTGAGATGGCAGGTACCAGGGAGAAAATATCTGATGCCTGGAGTGGACACTAGCAGGAATGTAAGTTTAAAGGGGCAAACAATGGTAAATACAGTGAGTGTGGGACATAGAACagtaagggaaaaataaaaatgaaagacccAAGGAGCTCTTGAaagtgagttgaatgtgaagacACAATATCGGAACATGTTTGGGAGCTTCTGGGGGTTCAATGGTGCCCTCCAGGGAGGATACCTCGGTCCCATGACCTCCAtgccattctctccctttcccctcctgcgAGGCAGCAGAAGGATTAGATGAAGAGGATGCAGAGGCCAAGTGCTTGACCTGACTCCCTCCTGTCTGTCAGACATACCTGTGGTGCCTTTAACTACCAGGGTGGTGACAGTTGGCTTGACAGCAGATACTGTGACTGGGGTGACAAGCCGCACCCCACCCATGGGAACTGTCCGGAGGATGGTGCCTGGCTGTCCAGGGGCTCCCTTCAGCACTACCTGTAATGCCAAAGGTTAGGGGGCTGAGCAATTCTTGGCAAATACTCCAGGATACCCCAAGAAAGCAGTTTGAAGATCTTCTCAAAGGATGGGGAAGAAGGCGATGGATAATGTCGGATAATGTCAGTGGAGCAGTGGGCATGGCTCACCTGGGTCACGCCCTGCTGCCCATGCCCAGTAGCGATTTTGGGGACAGCAGTGATGATTTTGGCAGGTGTGCCTGTGCCCGATGTCATGACCTttgtggtgatgatggtgatgggggATTTGATGCCAGGGCTGCTGGTTACACCTAGAAGGATGGGAGACGCTCTGGTAGAAGACAACAACTGCCAACTTTGCCCTCAAAACCCACCTCCAGCCAACTGTGGCTCAGTCGTTGCTTTACTCCCAAGTCTATTACCTTCCACCCCTCCAAGTGTCCTAAAAGGAAAAGTCATAGCTACCATGCCACCTCCCcgcaaagcttaaaaaaaaaaagaaaagggaaaataagagaaCTCCAAACTGCCCCATTTGCTCTCTCCAGCCTCGTAATCCAGTTACTCACCAGCCTGGACCTTATACCCCGACTCAGAATTCAGCCCATTGGGGGACACCCAGGATGTTGTGTCGGGTGACTTTTGGAGAGTAATTGTATTCGGGTACATATCGCGCGGCCCCTGCCCGACGCCCCTACCCGTCGCTCCGGACTGGGTGATGATAGCCGACATGGGGATGGttttgatgatggtggtggtgccCGGTTTGGTGGTATTAGGGGAGACACTGCTGATGCCCAAGATGGTGGGTTTGGTTCCAGTCCCGCTGGCctgggtggtggtgatgatggtggtaggTTTGCCATCTGCTGACGTTACCAGCTTCAGAATGGTACCCGCTGGCAGGGGTCCTTTGGTCTGAGAATGGCAGAAGTAGGtgagagagagaagtgggaaggaagaaataatgttCTAGCCAGGCACTGGTGCTCTTTAGCATCCTTTAGCACAGGTCTGGGGGCAGGGAATGGGATAGTTCTATCACTTTGGAAAACCAAGCATCAGAATCTTTCTTGCCGGTTTTTGTTTAAAACttctatacatacatgcatacatgtgcgCCTGCCCTAGCTCCAAACCTCTTTTGGTTGAAAAAAAACATAACGAGTGACATTTGTAGTAGGCACAGGTAAACAGCAGCAGCCCAGGCCACTcgctcctctcctttttttcgtccttcaaatgagatcacatttgtaaagtgcttggcaaaccttcaCCAGGTCTAAAATGCTAGCTGTTCCTGCTACTGCCGAGTGCTGGTGGCCTGGCCTGGTGCATTTTGGGAAGAAACATGTTTCACTGCTCTTAGTTCACAAGGCCCTTTGCATCCACCCCTTGGCCTTGTCTCTCCCCTGAGCTACTCCAGGGCAGATGCTTGTCTCCTTATACACCCTGCCCCGGcccaccccccaccccgccccaaCATTCCATAGCAAACAGTCAAATCTTGATCATCAGTCCTAGTAAAAGAAATCACCCACAGTCACTTACTAGGGAAGTGCCACAAATCTGGAAAGGCGCCTGTTATGTCCTTTTGCAAAATTACTTTTAGAAGGATGAATACATCACCCCACTTCCCCCACTGCTACCCTAGGTTGGGTCGGTTACCTGGATGATCTGAGTCACAGGGCCAGTAGAAGCCTGGCCTGTGACTGCTGAGGTCTGAACCGGTTTGGTCTGAACAACTGACATCACTTTGCCCAGATTAGAAATCTGAAAAGTAAAGGAGAGATGAGATAGAGATTCTGAATATGGACGATTTAGGCATCTGTTTGGCTTATATGTAcgtatttttaatttaaaaaaaaaatctaatttttaaaaagattttaaaaaagcaagtcaGGACAAATAGGGTAGAGGCTTCACTAGAAGCCAAGTGGTAGCTGCAGTGAGGACTTTCCTAGAATGTACCTCTAAGGTTCCAGCTAGCTACAGCCAGGCTGATCCAGCTCTCATGCCCCTGACTGGGAATTTGCTGTGGTGGTTCTTGTTACTCACCAGGGCACTGCCCCCTGGGACAGAGATGGGGCTCTTCACCAGAGTGATGGTTTTGGTGACCCCACCAACCACGGTGGTTACCACCTGGGCTTGCTGTGCCACAGTCACAGTGCCTGACTTGTGGACAGTGATGATAGGGCGGGTGGGAGTGTTGGCAGCTGAGGACACAGATGTGCCCACTTGAGCGGCTGCCGTCTTTAGCATCCGAGTGGCCGGGTTGCTCACCTGAGGTGGAGGCAAGAGAGACAGTGTGACACCGATTCTAGGGGTCCCTAGAGAT is a window from the Notamacropus eugenii isolate mMacEug1 chromosome X, mMacEug1.pri_v2, whole genome shotgun sequence genome containing:
- the HCFC1 gene encoding host cell factor 1 isoform X3, with the translated sequence MASGLQPAAASASAASASSSAAAAATAVAGGSVAQLLQPRWKRVVGWSGPVPRPRHGHRAVAIKELIVVFGGGNEGIVDELHVYNTATNQWFIPAVRGDIPPGCAAYGFVCDGTRLLVFGGMVEYGKYSNDLYELQASRWEWKRLKAKAPKNGPPPCPRLGHSFSLVGNKCYLFGGLANDSEDPKNNIPRYLNDLYILELRPGSGVVAWDIPITYGVLPPPRESHTAVVYTEKDNKKSKLVIYGGMSGCRLGDLWTLDIETLTWNKPTLSGVAPLPRSLHSATTIGNKMYVFGGWVPLVMDDVKVATHEKEWKCTNTLACLNLDTMAWEAILMDTLEDNIPRARAGHCAVAINTRLYIWSGRDGYRKAWNNQVCCKDLWYLETEKPPAPSRVQLVRANTNSLEVSWGAVPTADSYLLQLQKYDIPAAAATAATSPAANPVPSVPINPPKSPAPAAAAPAVQPLAQVGITLLPQAAATPPTTTTTIQVLPTVPGSPIPVPTTGRTQGVPAVLKVTGPQATAGTPLVTVRPASQPGKAPVTVTSLPAGVRMVVPTQSAQGTVIGSNPQMSGMAALAAAAAATQKIPPSSAPTVLSVPAGTTIVKTVAVSPGTTTLPAAVKVASSPVMVSNPATRMLKTAAAQVGTSVSSAANTPTRPIITVHKSGTVTVAQQAQVVTTVVGGVTKTITLVKSPISVPGGSALISNLGKVMSVVQTKPVQTSAVTGQASTGPVTQIIQTKGPLPAGTILKLVTSADGKPTTIITTTQASGTGTKPTILGISSVSPNTTKPGTTTIIKTIPMSAIITQSGATGVTSSPGIKSPITIITTKVMTSGTGTPAKIITAVPKIATGHGQQGVTQVVLKGAPGQPGTILRTVPMGGVRLVTPVTVSAVKPTVTTLVVKGTTGVTTLGTVTGTVSTSLAGAGGHNTNASLATPITTLGTIATLSSQVINPTAITVSAAQTTLTAAGGLTTPTITMQPVSQPTQVTLITTPSGVEAQPVHDLPVSILASPTTEQPTATVTIAESGQGDVQPGTVTLVCSNPPCETHETGTTNTATTTVVANLGGLQQPTQVQFVCDRQEAGASLVTSAMGQNSSVVRVCSNPPCEIHETGTTNTPTVVSANLTVPTLLGAGQIVCSNPPCETHETGTTNTATSSMAGQHMYSNPPGLPLEAGTTNIAASNMAVQQVCSNPPCETHETGTTSTATTAMSNMGPGQPATASQQRETHHTHTTNIPTTARPNRGTGEPEGAQAPAKAPCQTHQTNATSTTMTVKATETPCPAAPRVCPSPSCETGATTTGSVGPSAQSSSASGGGTGTGLGQLAFISRQTEVQHTHTTNTPTTARSTMGPGEANGVQGPTKPSCQTHQTSSTSTTMTMKATEVLCLAAAASCSNPPCETHETGTTNTATTSNAGTLQQVCSNPPCETHETGTTHTATTATSNVGSSQPGQQIPASPHCETHQTTSTGTTMTVNFAVPSSGPSPSQKTLEAALDSAAAPAPSPGQRVCTNPPCETHETGTTHTATTVTSNMSSNQDPPPSAGSQGEQDNTQGESMAATGSGTIATTVSSIQTRAVTTVTQSTPVPGPSVPNISAMTEMPPDAMTTEASVSATIAVAVTSADAQEVALSATDILQPLEEIPSETEAPQHLLQPPSAPGGEQGEGPSATHSPDLQAAVDMSGAGAPSPGQEATSSAVVTAVMVQPQPQPEVDQLSLPQELMAEAQAGTTTLMVTGLTPEELAVTAAAEAAAQAAATEEAQALAIQAVLQAAQQAVMGAGEPMDTSDAAAVAQAELGHLTAEGQEGQPTSIPIVLTQQELAALVQQQQQLQEAQAQAQAQVHHHHHHLPTEALAPADSLNDPATESNGLSDLACAVTSTVALLPSTATESLAPSNTFVAPQPVVASPAKLQAAAALAEVANGIESPVGKPDPLPPPMKATAKKENQWFDVGVIKGTNMMVMHYFLPPDDAPSDDDSGTIPDYNQLKKQELQPGTAYKFRVAGINACGRGPFSEISAFKTCLPGFPGAPCAIKISKSPDGAHLTWEPPSVTSGKIIEYSVYLAIQSSQAGEPKSSAPAQLAFMRVYCGPNPSCLVQSSSLSNAHIDYTTKPAIIFRIAARNEKGYGPATQVRWLQESSKDSSSSKPATKRPLSSPEMKSAPKKAKTDGQ